The genomic stretch TGTCTTTGTGCTTTTATGTGTGCTCCGAAGGCGTGATTCAGAGTGGCCAGGCCAGCTGGTGGGAATGGTGGCTGCTCACCCCATTCTCTCCAACTGACAGGCATTTGTAGCTAAGCTGCCATTTGTCACTGCATCCATTTGCTGGTATCCTGGAGGCTGCTGTGTGGGTGGCAGGATGCGTCTGGCTGTGCGTGTCTACGTGtgcattttaaagtatttcatgtCAGTTGAGGGTTCTTGCTCTGCTTTTGACTgattgctggataaagtagtagaaaaatatttcaggcttCACCCTGGCACCTTCTGGGCAGCCCAAATGAACAACAGCACTCAGCCCGCCACACACCCACTTCCCACAGGGGCTGCAAAGAAAGCCCATCCAGGACTGTCCTGACACCCCACCACCACAGCCCTGCTGCATCAGGCACAGCCACATTCCTCCACAATCATGTTGGGCACGTCCCGCTTGACAATGTTGTACTCGTCATCAAAGTAAAGCATGGACATGGTGCTCAGCTTAGTGGGGATGCAGCAGGAGTTCACCGTGCCAGGATTCAGCCCCCGCATGCGGTACTGATTCACCACAGCTGTGTGAAAGGAAGAGGCTGAGCCTGGGACCCCTGCTAGGTAAGCCGGGCAGCTGCCCTCACAGTAGTTCCCATAGTAGCCGGTGGGTGCGATGATCCAGTCGTTCCAGCCGATGAGGCGGAAGTCAATGAAGAACTGTTGCCTGCAACAGAGATTGGTCCGGCCATCACACTCCAGACCCCGCTTGCGAATGCGGTGCCTACTGTCACCCAGCCGCGCCTGCACAACCACAAAGGGCCGGTGCGACTCCTCGCCAGGGTCCACGAACACGGGCACCACAGCCAGCTCCTGGCAGCTGTCACACTGCACGTCCAGGTTGAGTCGCCTCTCCCCCCGCTCAAACAAAGCCTGGATGGCCTCTGTGAGTGGGAACGTGTGCCAGCCACTGCGTTTGAGGTCCACCTTCTTCTCTACTACATTCCACCGATCTCCATGCCCCTGCTCCTGGTAGTACACCTTGACCCGAACCTTCCGCCGACTGCCCTTCTCCAGAACATAAGGCAGCAGCTTCAGGTAAAGCCACAGGCTGGCCTGTACCACAAACAGGTTCTGGTTGCCTTCATTGGAGATGAAAAAGTAGAGGCGGACACGGGAGGAGGCGAGGCCATCTGCGGAGAAGCGGGAGAGCAGGCCAAGTTAATTCGAGGAGAACACAAGGCAATGGGGGAAATAGACTCTGCTGCACAATGCTGGAATGCTAACTCGCCTCACAGCTGGAAGACGTTATTGACCAGAAATACCGTTCCTGGGGCCAAGGCCCTCTGACTGTAACCTGGGAGAGGCAAAGAAAATTGTTTCCCATTGAGAACCGTGGAGCAGGTTGGAGGTGAATGGTCCAGGCCTATAAAATCCTGCCTCACCTCTCCCAGTCCAGGGCTCCCTGGAGACAGGCTGTCAGGCCTCAAAGCTCCACAGAGGAATTTGTCAGGAGGCCAAGATCTTAACAAGTTGTTATAGGTCTCTGTGAAATCTAAAAAGTAAAACCAGTATTATACCGAAGATTTTGGGGTGGATTGTTAcagtaaagtgtgtgtgtgtgtgtgtgtgtgtgtgtgtgttgttaacTTAGGGCATTGCAAAATCAAGATGAGCCACCTACTGCCTCTTTCCAGTGTTTACCTAAGCACGATCTGATCCAACCCCCAGTGGGACCTCCACTGCAAACAAGCAAGCCCTGCTCATATTTCTGACACAGGAAAGTGTG from Phyllostomus discolor isolate MPI-MPIP mPhyDis1 chromosome 4, mPhyDis1.pri.v3, whole genome shotgun sequence encodes the following:
- the INHBB gene encoding inhibin beta B chain; translated protein: MDGLPGRALRAACLLLLAAGWLGPEAWGSPTPPPSPAAPPPPPPPGAPGDSQDTCTSCGGFRRPEELGRVDGDFLEAVKRHILSRLQMRGRPNITHAVPKAAMVTALRKLHAGKVREDGRVEIPHLDGHASPGADGQDRISEIISFAETDGLASSRVRLYFFISNEGNQNLFVVQASLWLYLKLLPYVLEKGSRRKVRVKVYYQEQGHGDRWNVVEKKVDLKRSGWHTFPLTEAIQALFERGERRLNLDVQCDSCQELAVVPVFVDPGEESHRPFVVVQARLGDSRHRIRKRGLECDGRTNLCCRQQFFIDFRLIGWNDWIIAPTGYYGNYCEGSCPAYLAGVPGSASSFHTAVVNQYRMRGLNPGTVNSCCIPTKLSTMSMLYFDDEYNIVKRDVPNMIVEECGCA